In Thiohalorhabdus sp. Cl-TMA, one genomic interval encodes:
- a CDS encoding cell wall hydrolase, whose translation MADKFPLDKRPAALGAGLFFVVAVMDSPLAHDSNSLHLPRPQLSRPAAPAPSPEPAPSARHSEMTRPGLSWESRFRPLSENEKGCLARNVFFEARGESVAGQVGVTMVVLNRLRSAAYPGNACAVIRDSAQFSWVWDGRPDNPRAYRSHPDRRAWKQAKRIARQVVEGSVRDLTHGSDHYHALEVDPSWAREMALQTELGNHRFYTADGADHDALPPHTASSSGAPEPGDPS comes from the coding sequence ATGGCGGACAAATTCCCCCTGGACAAGCGCCCGGCGGCCCTGGGTGCCGGACTGTTCTTCGTGGTGGCCGTGATGGACTCGCCCCTGGCCCACGACAGCAACAGCCTCCACCTGCCCCGGCCCCAGCTCAGCCGGCCGGCGGCCCCCGCTCCCTCGCCGGAGCCCGCCCCGTCCGCGCGGCATTCGGAAATGACGAGGCCCGGATTGTCCTGGGAATCCCGCTTCCGGCCGCTGTCGGAAAACGAGAAGGGCTGCCTAGCCCGGAATGTCTTCTTCGAGGCACGCGGCGAGTCCGTGGCCGGCCAGGTGGGCGTGACCATGGTGGTGCTCAACCGGCTCCGAAGCGCCGCCTACCCGGGGAACGCCTGCGCGGTCATCCGCGACAGCGCCCAGTTCTCCTGGGTCTGGGATGGCCGCCCCGACAACCCCCGGGCCTATCGCTCCCATCCCGACCGGCGCGCCTGGAAGCAGGCCAAGCGCATCGCCCGCCAGGTGGTGGAGGGCTCCGTTCGGGACCTCACCCACGGCAGCGACCACTACCACGCCCTGGAGGTGGACCCGTCCTGGGCCCGGGAGATGGCCCTGCAGACCGAGCTCGGCAACCACCGCTTCTACACCGCCGACGGCGCGGACCACGATGCCCTGCCGCCGCACACGGCCAGCTCCTCCGGAGCCCCGGAACCGGGGGATCCTTCCTGA
- a CDS encoding inorganic phosphate transporter, whose product MEILLLFLGLGTAVFAGVNSGGSSIGESFGPATGSGIISPRAAGVLMVPSVLLGGYLVGPHVVETLGTKFVPEEVMTLPVATAVLLFTGLGILFGNLRAVSVSTSETAVGAVAGVGAALGVLNWETLGVVVSWWLVSPLLALLISGFVGRYWYRPLKRWLNESGRLRRSALPPLLILGACYMGFSAGASNVANAVAPLVGAGSLAMSPAILLAATAMAAGGFLFGPRTMRTVGVEITDLSVVGALLTMVIAATIITLLSYGGIPASLAITAVTCVIGLGWGRASRNDGDQAEEARFSRATTARIILTWTGSPIIAFLPSYLLFSGAAAAGWL is encoded by the coding sequence ATGGAGATCCTTCTGCTTTTCCTGGGCCTGGGAACCGCCGTGTTCGCGGGCGTCAACTCGGGCGGCTCCTCCATCGGGGAATCCTTCGGGCCGGCCACCGGAAGCGGCATCATTTCGCCTCGCGCGGCGGGCGTCCTCATGGTTCCCTCGGTTCTGCTGGGCGGCTACTTGGTGGGTCCCCACGTGGTGGAAACCCTGGGCACCAAGTTCGTCCCGGAGGAGGTCATGACCCTGCCGGTGGCCACGGCGGTGCTCCTGTTCACCGGCCTCGGTATCCTGTTCGGCAACCTCCGGGCGGTTTCGGTCAGCACCAGCGAGACGGCGGTGGGCGCGGTTGCCGGGGTGGGCGCGGCGCTCGGCGTGCTCAACTGGGAGACCCTCGGCGTGGTGGTGAGCTGGTGGCTGGTTTCGCCGCTGCTGGCGCTGCTGATATCCGGTTTCGTGGGGCGGTACTGGTACCGTCCGCTCAAGCGGTGGCTCAACGAGTCCGGACGCCTGCGCCGGTCGGCGCTCCCGCCCCTGCTGATCCTGGGGGCCTGCTACATGGGCTTCTCGGCGGGGGCCTCCAACGTGGCCAACGCCGTGGCGCCTCTCGTTGGCGCCGGAAGCCTGGCCATGAGTCCGGCGATCCTGCTCGCGGCCACCGCCATGGCGGCGGGGGGCTTCCTGTTCGGGCCCCGCACCATGCGCACCGTGGGCGTGGAGATCACCGATCTCTCGGTGGTGGGCGCCCTGCTCACCATGGTCATCGCCGCCACCATCATCACCCTGCTCAGCTACGGCGGCATCCCCGCCAGCCTGGCGATCACCGCCGTCACCTGCGTCATCGGCCTCGGCTGGGGCCGGGCCTCGCGCAACGACGGCGACCAGGCGGAGGAAGCCCGCTTCAGCCGGGCCACCACGGCCCGCATCATCCTCACCTGGACCGGCTCCCCGATCATTGCCTTCCTGCCCTCCTACCTCCTGTTCAGCGGGGCCGCCGCCGCGGGCTGGCTCTGA
- a CDS encoding multidrug effflux MFS transporter has translation MQHWRLGLLLGGSIAVSPLALDASLPAFPAMAHSLGVSVQDVGLIVSIFLLGLALGHLIGGPLSDRYGRPAVMYSGLGLFVSGSLAISATDSYAWLLGWRILQSVGAGFCLVSAPAIARDHASGEEGARLFSLIALVTFLVPAIAPLLGTGLLKLAGWPGIFTLMAAYAVAVKLVLRRTLFRSYPVQPDRSKPLHTLVTDYRWVLGHGTAMRLLIILALVFSVNMLFLTHASFVFQEKFRLSPATFSLLMGATVGAMAGFNLLNNRLLRHFGPAAILRAAVGLQALATLYLLAVTQAGATLELFLPGLLLAMGTFGAGMPNIFTLVLDFFRDIAATATALLGALKFSVAGIISGFSSLLVAGDLDAMVLVMAACSGMALLLAWNAPHAVARRHAETETRGNGAETMPGSGGLSGSAPCFRIAARPAAELRHADGWSILRAERGPVPQAARFNTDGGVPPSASGKNSEAPAPDRETGMSSAEEVPAGPPLPAPSGA, from the coding sequence TTGCAGCATTGGCGTCTCGGTTTGCTGCTCGGCGGTTCCATCGCGGTCAGCCCACTGGCCCTGGACGCGAGTCTTCCGGCCTTTCCGGCCATGGCCCATTCGCTGGGCGTCTCCGTCCAGGACGTGGGTCTGATCGTGAGCATCTTCCTTCTCGGTCTGGCCCTCGGCCACCTGATCGGCGGCCCCCTTTCGGACCGCTACGGGCGCCCCGCGGTCATGTACAGCGGCCTGGGGCTCTTCGTGAGCGGGAGTCTGGCCATCTCCGCGACGGACTCCTACGCATGGCTGCTGGGATGGCGGATTCTGCAGTCGGTAGGCGCGGGATTCTGCCTCGTGAGCGCGCCGGCCATCGCCCGGGACCATGCCAGCGGAGAGGAGGGGGCGCGTCTGTTCAGCCTCATCGCCCTGGTCACCTTCCTGGTACCGGCCATTGCTCCGCTGCTGGGAACCGGCCTCCTCAAGCTGGCCGGATGGCCGGGGATATTCACCTTGATGGCCGCCTATGCCGTCGCGGTCAAGCTGGTGCTGCGCCGGACGCTGTTCCGGAGCTACCCGGTGCAGCCGGACCGGAGCAAGCCGCTGCATACCCTGGTCACCGACTATCGGTGGGTCCTGGGTCACGGAACCGCCATGCGGCTCCTGATCATCCTCGCGCTCGTATTCAGCGTGAACATGCTGTTCCTGACCCATGCCTCCTTCGTATTCCAGGAGAAGTTCCGGCTCTCCCCGGCCACCTTCTCCCTGCTCATGGGCGCCACCGTGGGGGCCATGGCGGGCTTCAACCTGCTGAACAACCGGCTGCTCCGCCACTTCGGGCCGGCGGCCATCCTCCGCGCCGCGGTAGGTCTCCAGGCCCTGGCCACCCTCTACCTGCTGGCGGTCACCCAGGCAGGAGCCACTCTGGAGCTGTTCCTGCCGGGTCTGCTGCTGGCCATGGGCACCTTCGGGGCCGGGATGCCGAACATCTTCACCCTGGTGCTCGACTTCTTCCGGGATATCGCCGCCACGGCCACGGCGCTGCTCGGCGCCCTGAAGTTCAGCGTGGCGGGAATCATCAGCGGATTCTCCTCGCTGCTGGTGGCGGGCGACCTGGATGCCATGGTCCTTGTCATGGCCGCGTGCTCGGGGATGGCGCTGCTACTGGCCTGGAACGCGCCGCATGCCGTTGCGCGGCGTCATGCCGAGACGGAGACGCGCGGGAACGGGGCGGAGACCATGCCCGGCTCTGGAGGTCTGTCGGGAAGCGCGCCGTGCTTCCGCATTGCCGCCCGCCCGGCCGCGGAGCTCCGGCACGCGGATGGCTGGTCGATCCTCCGTGCCGAACGGGGACCGGTCCCGCAAGCGGCCCGGTTCAATACCGATGGAGGAGTGCCGCCGAGCGCCTCCGGAAAAAATTCGGAGGCGCCGGCACCCGACCGAGAAACCGGTATGTCGTCCGCGGAGGAAGTCCCCGCAGGGCCTCCGCTGCCCGCACCCAGCGGGGCCTGA
- a CDS encoding EAL domain-containing protein: MAEEGAPWTLRVEQGPHGGADRIARDLTDLGYSVTLEHPEGQGAAPLLQARPPGSRQRPFWQHPEVAPSLLHQVSDAILICDPETRVLFMNQAARALFPDPASPAVPESGFAPGHLAPSLEHALGGKEVVDQGVTVGDPHGDKRELLVSARPVRDPSGALRGAVVVARELTGEHRWRRSLEQARDLYAALSETNQFLVTTPPPEELFARVAQIVVDYAGFQLAWVGLVDEEGWVRPTATHGQAHPYVNDIRVAASADVPEGRGPTGICVRTGEHVISRRVLEDPHMGPWRGVAERHGLRSSGAFPIRRNGMVVGALNVYSGLPDFLSEELVHLLDEMVLDISFALDNYDRNERLRQLAEIIEGSPDFIGMVDPRGNVLYRNPAALRLLGRAALKPNLQDAHPDWATRKIQQEGLPRARTEGVWNGETAFLDSTGREVPFSQTIIAHRDRHGALVRYSTIARDITDWHRAQARIQQLAYQDPVTNLANRAHLLERLEGAITRLDHAGRYGALLALDLDSFQTINDSLGPGVGDALLHSVGDRLASVLPEGDLLARVGADEFILLMADLSGSRGSAEQAAERVAQQIEGAFDRPFPARNAEFHLTASMGLALLPEPDCAPGTYLQRVGSALSAAKAERRGSRRFFRPEMVSTVQHRLDLEQELRGALNRDELHLVFQPIWDLDSNRISGLETLVRWEHPQRGPISPGEFIPIAEQTGLIQPLGRWILETAVRTVKPWLEGGVELPAGLAVNISPQQFSGRGFVECIAETLESCAFPGRHLKLEITESLLMQNLSLATAKIQQLRELGVTFAVDDFGTGYSSLAYLDQLPLEALKIDRSFVNRIEQGDSAGRIIEAVIDLANNLELNVVGEGIETEAQRRFLCRQGCLHGQGFLLSPPLSGEELAHRLFGPSGATGN, translated from the coding sequence ATGGCGGAGGAAGGAGCACCTTGGACCCTCCGGGTGGAACAGGGTCCGCATGGGGGCGCGGATCGCATCGCCAGGGATCTGACGGATCTGGGCTATTCCGTGACACTCGAGCACCCGGAGGGGCAAGGGGCCGCCCCCCTTCTGCAGGCCCGTCCCCCCGGCTCTCGGCAGCGCCCCTTCTGGCAGCACCCGGAAGTCGCCCCTTCCCTCCTCCATCAGGTCAGCGACGCGATCCTGATTTGCGATCCGGAGACCCGGGTCCTTTTCATGAACCAGGCCGCCCGCGCGCTCTTTCCCGATCCGGCCTCCCCGGCGGTTCCGGAATCGGGATTTGCCCCGGGCCACCTCGCCCCCTCCCTGGAGCACGCCCTTGGCGGCAAGGAAGTGGTGGATCAGGGCGTGACCGTGGGGGATCCCCACGGCGACAAGCGGGAGCTGCTGGTCTCCGCCCGTCCGGTCCGGGATCCTTCGGGAGCCCTGCGAGGAGCGGTCGTGGTCGCCCGGGAGCTCACCGGTGAGCACAGATGGCGGCGCTCCCTGGAACAGGCCCGGGACCTCTACGCGGCGCTCAGCGAGACCAACCAGTTCCTGGTGACCACCCCGCCCCCGGAGGAGCTGTTCGCCAGGGTGGCGCAGATCGTGGTGGACTACGCCGGCTTTCAGCTCGCCTGGGTGGGGCTGGTTGACGAGGAGGGCTGGGTCCGTCCGACGGCGACCCACGGCCAGGCCCATCCCTACGTGAACGATATCCGTGTCGCCGCGAGCGCGGACGTCCCCGAAGGACGGGGGCCCACCGGCATCTGCGTGCGGACCGGTGAGCACGTGATCAGCCGGCGGGTACTCGAGGATCCCCACATGGGTCCATGGCGCGGGGTGGCGGAACGGCACGGCCTGCGCTCCAGCGGTGCCTTCCCCATCCGGCGGAACGGCATGGTGGTCGGCGCCCTGAACGTCTACTCCGGACTGCCCGATTTCCTCTCCGAGGAGCTGGTTCATCTCCTCGACGAAATGGTCCTGGATATCTCCTTCGCCCTCGACAACTACGACCGTAACGAAAGGCTTCGCCAGCTGGCCGAGATCATCGAGGGCTCCCCCGACTTTATCGGGATGGTGGATCCGCGGGGCAATGTCCTGTACCGCAATCCGGCCGCCCTGCGGCTGCTCGGCCGGGCCGCCTTGAAGCCCAACCTCCAGGATGCCCACCCCGACTGGGCGACCCGGAAGATCCAGCAGGAGGGCCTTCCCAGGGCGCGCACCGAGGGCGTTTGGAATGGCGAGACCGCCTTTCTGGACAGCACGGGCCGGGAGGTACCCTTCTCCCAGACCATCATCGCCCATCGCGACCGCCACGGAGCACTGGTCCGCTATTCCACCATCGCCCGCGACATCACCGACTGGCACCGGGCCCAGGCCCGCATACAGCAGCTCGCCTACCAGGACCCGGTGACGAATCTGGCCAATCGGGCGCATCTGCTGGAACGGTTGGAAGGGGCCATAACCCGCCTCGACCACGCCGGCCGGTACGGCGCCCTCCTGGCGCTTGACCTGGATTCCTTTCAGACAATCAACGACTCCCTCGGCCCCGGGGTGGGCGACGCGCTCCTGCACAGCGTCGGCGACAGGCTGGCTTCCGTGCTCCCCGAGGGGGACCTGCTGGCGCGCGTGGGGGCGGATGAATTCATCCTTCTCATGGCGGACCTGTCCGGCTCCCGGGGGAGCGCGGAGCAGGCGGCGGAGCGGGTGGCGCAGCAGATAGAGGGTGCCTTCGACCGCCCGTTCCCGGCCCGGAATGCGGAGTTCCACCTCACGGCCAGCATGGGCCTGGCGCTGCTCCCCGAGCCCGACTGCGCGCCGGGAACCTACCTCCAGCGCGTGGGCAGCGCCCTGAGCGCGGCGAAAGCCGAGCGGCGGGGAAGCCGACGCTTCTTCCGGCCCGAAATGGTAAGCACGGTGCAGCACCGCCTGGACCTGGAGCAGGAGCTGCGGGGCGCGCTCAACCGCGACGAGCTCCATCTGGTGTTCCAGCCCATCTGGGACCTGGACAGCAATCGGATCAGCGGCCTGGAGACCCTGGTGCGCTGGGAGCACCCTCAGCGGGGACCCATTTCCCCGGGGGAGTTCATTCCCATCGCCGAGCAGACCGGCCTGATCCAGCCACTCGGCCGCTGGATCCTGGAAACGGCGGTGCGGACCGTGAAGCCCTGGCTGGAAGGCGGGGTGGAGCTGCCCGCGGGATTGGCGGTGAACATCAGCCCGCAGCAGTTCTCCGGTCGCGGATTCGTGGAATGCATCGCCGAGACCCTGGAATCCTGCGCCTTTCCCGGACGGCACCTCAAGCTGGAGATCACCGAGAGTCTGCTGATGCAGAATCTTTCCCTGGCCACGGCCAAGATCCAGCAGCTCCGGGAGCTTGGCGTTACTTTCGCCGTGGACGATTTCGGCACCGGCTATTCCTCTCTCGCCTATCTCGACCAGCTCCCCCTGGAGGCGCTGAAGATCGACCGCAGCTTCGTGAACCGCATCGAGCAGGGCGACAGCGCGGGACGCATCATCGAGGCGGTAATCGACCTGGCCAACAACCTGGAGCTCAACGTGGTCGGGGAAGGCATCGAGACGGAGGCGCAGCGCCGTTTCCTGTGTCGACAGGGCTGCCTCCACGGCCAGGGCTTCCTACTCAGCCCGCCTCTATCCGGAGAGGAGCTGGCGCACCGGCTCTTCGGCCCGTCCGGAGCCACCGGAAACTGA
- a CDS encoding PAS domain-containing sensor histidine kinase, translating into MKERASRYLLAALFVLLPVLASILGIYFLYTTALAETRDRLEDILTSQTRMIATNAAYNRQYPPEELNHRFNPVEATRYQIRQALRSYPGIGKSGEFLLGRHFGDFLLLTFRQRAADPEAPLAVPEKGRKSEAMERALAGQSGVIRTLDYQGKPVLAAFQPLPWLERGIVVKEDLATLQRPYWQAGWLTGLCGVVLGLIGAGTYLGAVSPLWRALRAREHSLRALLGNLPGMVFRSRNAQSWPLEYVSEGSREVTGFEPDALMRTENAFAGLVHADDRERIRTAIADAVAEERSYEATYRILDAEGRMRWVWERGRAVTYPGETGPHLEGFVTDVTAMWEATETRDRLLALLDAAPDPVALADPEARPLYLNAASREMLGIPEESPLAGRSLVELYPPRLRDWIRGEVLPAAREQGVWQGEAPFLCPDGTERPATQVILAHYDSSGAVAWYSLIAHDLSQRKEAEELARKRLGELAHAARLSTAGEMATQLTHELNQPLAAITAGSQAARNYLDRSEPNYDKVREILSQMQDQALRTGEVINRLRAYLRKDWTQWRTLDLNAVLEEVSELTHLEIAAKGARLETALAPSLPPVYGEPTLIKQVVLNLIRNAAEALAESDSRKGTGRILLEARLRDPDTAQVAVSDNGPGLSNTDLERIFEAYFTSKPEGMGMGLRISLSIIETHEGKLWAESGREGGATFRFTLPIAEEG; encoded by the coding sequence GTGAAAGAACGGGCAAGCCGCTATTTGCTCGCCGCGCTCTTCGTGCTGCTCCCGGTGCTCGCCAGCATTCTGGGCATCTATTTCCTCTATACCACCGCCCTGGCCGAAACCCGGGACCGTCTGGAGGACATACTGACCAGCCAGACCCGGATGATCGCCACCAATGCCGCCTACAACCGGCAATATCCCCCCGAGGAGCTGAATCACCGTTTTAATCCGGTGGAGGCCACCCGCTACCAGATCCGGCAGGCCCTCCGCAGCTATCCCGGAATCGGCAAGAGCGGGGAATTCCTCCTGGGACGTCACTTCGGCGATTTCCTCCTCCTGACCTTCCGCCAGCGCGCCGCCGATCCGGAGGCACCCCTAGCGGTACCGGAGAAGGGGCGCAAATCCGAGGCCATGGAACGGGCCCTGGCGGGGCAATCCGGAGTAATCCGGACGTTGGACTACCAGGGGAAGCCGGTGCTCGCCGCCTTTCAGCCCCTGCCCTGGCTGGAGCGGGGCATCGTCGTTAAGGAGGACCTGGCCACCCTACAACGGCCCTACTGGCAGGCGGGCTGGCTGACGGGCTTGTGCGGCGTGGTTCTGGGTCTGATCGGTGCCGGCACCTATCTCGGGGCGGTATCGCCGCTTTGGCGAGCGCTTCGCGCCCGGGAGCATTCCCTGCGGGCGCTTCTCGGCAACCTGCCCGGCATGGTCTTCCGGAGCCGCAACGCCCAATCCTGGCCTCTGGAATATGTGAGCGAGGGCAGCCGCGAGGTCACCGGCTTCGAGCCGGATGCGCTGATGCGCACGGAGAACGCCTTCGCCGGCCTCGTGCATGCGGATGACCGCGAGCGGATACGCACCGCCATTGCGGATGCCGTCGCAGAGGAGCGGTCCTACGAAGCCACCTACCGGATACTCGATGCCGAGGGACGCATGCGATGGGTATGGGAGCGCGGCCGGGCGGTCACCTACCCCGGGGAAACCGGGCCGCACCTGGAGGGCTTCGTTACCGACGTAACCGCCATGTGGGAGGCCACCGAGACCCGCGATCGCCTGCTCGCCCTGCTGGACGCCGCCCCCGATCCGGTGGCCCTGGCGGACCCGGAGGCCCGGCCTCTGTACCTGAACGCGGCCAGCCGGGAGATGCTCGGCATTCCGGAGGAATCGCCCCTGGCGGGCCGCTCGCTGGTCGAGCTCTATCCGCCCCGGCTCCGGGATTGGATCCGCGGCGAGGTGCTGCCCGCCGCCCGGGAGCAGGGCGTCTGGCAGGGCGAGGCCCCCTTCCTCTGCCCCGACGGAACCGAGCGGCCCGCCACCCAGGTGATCCTCGCCCACTACGATTCCTCCGGCGCGGTGGCCTGGTACTCCCTCATCGCCCACGACCTGAGCCAGCGGAAAGAGGCGGAAGAGCTGGCCCGCAAGCGCCTGGGGGAGCTTGCCCATGCGGCTCGCCTGAGCACAGCCGGGGAGATGGCCACCCAGCTCACCCATGAGCTCAACCAGCCCCTGGCCGCCATTACCGCCGGCAGCCAGGCAGCCCGCAACTACCTGGACCGATCCGAGCCCAATTACGACAAGGTGCGCGAGATTCTGAGCCAGATGCAGGATCAGGCCCTGCGCACCGGGGAAGTGATCAATCGGCTGCGGGCCTATCTGCGCAAGGACTGGACCCAATGGCGGACCCTGGACCTGAACGCGGTGCTGGAAGAGGTTAGCGAGCTGACGCACCTGGAGATCGCGGCCAAGGGGGCGCGTCTGGAAACGGCCCTGGCGCCGTCGCTGCCTCCGGTTTACGGCGAGCCCACCCTCATCAAGCAGGTGGTGCTGAACCTGATCCGCAATGCCGCCGAGGCCCTGGCCGAATCCGATTCCCGGAAGGGAACCGGCCGCATCCTGCTCGAAGCCCGGCTGCGGGACCCGGACACGGCCCAGGTCGCCGTTTCCGACAACGGGCCCGGCCTGTCGAACACGGATCTGGAGCGCATCTTCGAGGCCTATTTCACCTCGAAGCCGGAGGGAATGGGCATGGGACTGCGGATCAGTCTTTCCATCATCGAAACGCACGAGGGTAAGCTCTGGGCGGAGAGCGGCCGCGAAGGCGGAGCCACGTTCCGTTTCACGCTTCCGATCGCGGAGGAGGGGTAG
- a CDS encoding ATP-binding protein — MGNDRATASRILSRHSGTPDEEPAPEELRARLTQQVVVAELGEMGLRGESLEALFRETVIVLAEVLEVAYTKILRNEPRSGTARLIAGVGWEEGLEGEAVVSTGLESQAGYTLLCDEPVIVADLRSETRFSGPPLLHEHGVVSGMSVVIQGHQGPYGVLGVHSREPREFTGYDVSFLKAVANVLGASIQRTAMEGALRRSEGTFHETFTHAGMGIAILDLDGRLLEVNPAYAGLLRYRQDELMDGTHTVQQLIHPEDWPATEAAMARLRDGEVPFYSMEKRVRHKDGGLIWVQVTVTVRPGDDGHDRQLIAIVEDITKRREAEEAMVEADRRKDEFLSMLGHELRNPLTPIATMGEVLSAHRDRMDPERLDQAAATIKRQSTHLTRIVDDLLDLNRIKTGRITLKKERVDLRGCAQQAVESVSAAARDKRHELTVELPDQPLAATGDAVRLTQILANLLDNAVKYTDPGGNIRLVGDRENGRIRFRVRDDGRGVSPEHLARLFDDFDRGGLRSTGPKGLGLGLAVVRRLVDLHDGEVEAHSEGVGRGSEFLVRFPAADSPEEDRQPESRGTAPGGAREVLVVEDDMDVARSLSFLLESMGYQTRHVASGEQAFDAVREISPGMVLIDIGLPDLSGFEVARKLRSRLGGAPLVALTGHSRAQFPEESVTVFDEYLLKPPTARILQKTLERMESAQS; from the coding sequence ATGGGAAATGATCGCGCCACCGCTTCCCGGATTCTCTCCCGACATTCCGGGACCCCGGACGAGGAGCCCGCTCCCGAGGAGCTCCGCGCGCGCCTGACCCAGCAGGTGGTGGTGGCGGAGCTGGGGGAAATGGGCCTGCGTGGCGAGTCCCTGGAAGCCCTGTTCCGGGAGACGGTGATCGTCCTCGCGGAAGTCCTGGAGGTGGCCTACACCAAGATCCTGAGGAACGAGCCCCGTTCGGGCACGGCCCGGCTCATCGCGGGCGTGGGCTGGGAGGAAGGGCTGGAGGGGGAAGCGGTGGTCTCCACCGGCCTGGAGTCCCAGGCGGGCTACACCCTGCTGTGCGATGAGCCGGTCATCGTTGCCGATCTGCGGTCGGAGACCCGCTTCAGCGGTCCGCCCCTGCTCCATGAGCACGGCGTGGTCAGCGGCATGAGCGTGGTCATTCAAGGGCATCAGGGACCCTACGGAGTGCTCGGTGTCCATTCCCGGGAGCCCCGGGAATTCACCGGCTATGATGTGAGCTTCCTGAAGGCGGTGGCCAATGTGCTGGGGGCCAGCATCCAGCGGACGGCCATGGAGGGCGCGCTGCGTCGGAGCGAGGGCACATTTCACGAGACCTTCACCCATGCCGGCATGGGGATCGCCATTCTGGATCTGGACGGCCGCCTCCTGGAGGTCAACCCCGCGTACGCAGGGCTGCTGCGTTACCGTCAGGACGAGCTCATGGACGGCACGCATACGGTCCAGCAGCTGATCCACCCGGAGGATTGGCCCGCAACCGAGGCGGCCATGGCCAGGCTCCGGGATGGAGAAGTGCCTTTCTACTCCATGGAGAAGCGCGTCCGGCACAAGGACGGTGGACTCATATGGGTGCAGGTCACGGTAACCGTCCGCCCGGGTGACGATGGGCATGACCGCCAGCTCATCGCCATCGTCGAGGACATCACCAAGCGCCGGGAAGCGGAGGAGGCCATGGTGGAGGCGGATCGGCGCAAGGACGAATTCCTGTCCATGCTTGGCCACGAGCTCCGCAATCCCCTGACCCCCATAGCCACCATGGGGGAAGTGCTGTCCGCGCATAGGGACCGGATGGACCCCGAGCGGCTGGATCAGGCGGCCGCAACCATCAAGCGCCAGAGTACCCACCTGACCCGGATCGTCGACGATCTGCTGGATCTCAATCGCATCAAGACCGGGCGGATCACCCTGAAGAAGGAGCGGGTGGACCTGCGGGGCTGCGCCCAACAGGCCGTGGAGTCCGTGTCCGCGGCCGCGCGGGACAAACGGCACGAACTGACGGTGGAGCTGCCCGACCAGCCCCTCGCGGCGACGGGGGACGCGGTGCGCCTGACGCAGATTCTCGCCAACCTCCTGGACAACGCCGTCAAATACACCGATCCGGGAGGAAACATCCGGCTGGTGGGCGATCGGGAGAACGGCCGAATCCGTTTCCGTGTCCGGGACGACGGCCGGGGCGTTTCCCCCGAGCACCTGGCCCGGCTGTTCGATGACTTCGATAGAGGAGGCTTGCGCAGCACGGGGCCCAAGGGGCTTGGGCTGGGCCTGGCCGTGGTGCGGCGGCTGGTGGATCTCCACGATGGGGAGGTGGAGGCCCATAGCGAGGGCGTGGGCCGGGGCAGCGAATTCCTCGTTCGCTTCCCGGCGGCGGACTCCCCGGAGGAGGACCGCCAGCCGGAGTCCCGCGGCACGGCTCCCGGAGGTGCCCGGGAGGTGCTGGTGGTGGAGGACGATATGGACGTGGCGCGCTCCCTCTCCTTTCTCCTGGAAAGCATGGGCTACCAGACCCGGCACGTGGCCTCCGGAGAGCAAGCCTTCGACGCGGTGCGGGAGATATCCCCGGGAATGGTGCTCATCGATATCGGGCTTCCGGATCTGTCGGGGTTCGAGGTGGCCCGCAAGCTGCGGAGTCGTCTCGGGGGAGCTCCCCTGGTGGCCCTGACGGGGCACTCGCGCGCCCAATTCCCCGAGGAATCCGTCACGGTTTTCGACGAGTACCTGCTCAAACCGCCCACCGCGCGAATATTGCAGAAGACGCTGGAGCGGATGGAGAGCGCGCAGTCCTGA